From the Microplitis mediator isolate UGA2020A chromosome 6, iyMicMedi2.1, whole genome shotgun sequence genome, one window contains:
- the LOC130670421 gene encoding piggyBac transposable element-derived protein 4-like: protein MISNEIIIKRKLFIDDNEYKSTVDEWCDDIEKTEVRRFSAFVGPLHTIPEGSTEEEYLKLFFDNDFYEMMAKQTNLYAQEVHDAGRPNKRWKPITSNEMKAFVGILIYMGIVRLPQLKMYFQSDFVQCPLVSNAMTRDRFKLISQYLHFNDNSKMPKLGSKDYDRLYKIRPVLEVIDKFKYVYRPDRDISVDEAMVAYKGNFSAKQYMKDKPTPWGLKFWVIAEASTGYTLDAKPYLGKKEETNKDLLLGEQKLEDNQIYGCGTIRQNRKEWPVQFKNPKNLKLKRGDFLQKQIGNITATVWQDNQPVTVLSTNCNPTDIVMLKNTQEKTNITLTFLAPHL from the exons ATGATAtcgaatgaaataataattaaaagaaaattgtttATAGATGATAATGAGTATAAGAGTACTGTCGACGAATGGTGTGATGATATAGAAAAAACAGAAGTAAGAAGATTTTCTGCGTTTGTTGGGCCTCTTCATACGATACCTGAAGGATCTACCGAggaagaatatttaaaattatttttcgataatgATTTCTATGAAATGATGGCTAAACAAACTAATTTGTACGCACAGGAAGTGCATGATGCTGGTCGTCCTAATAAACGTTGGAAGCCTATAACATCTAATGAGATGAAAGCATTTGTAGGCATTCTTATTTACATGGGCATTGTTCGGTTGCCACAATTAAAGATGTACTTTCAGAGTGATTTTGTACAGTGTCCATTAGTCTCAAATGCAATGACACGTGATAGATTTAAATTGATTAGTCAATATTTGCACTTTAATGATAACTCTAAAATGCCAAAGCTTGGTTCAAAAGATTATGATAgactttataaaattcgaCCTGTATTGGaagttattgataaatttaaatatgtgtATCGACCTGATCGAGATATCTCAGTGGATGAAGCTATGGTTGCATACAAAGGCAATTTTTCTGCGAAACAATATATGAAAGACAAGCCAACACCTTGGGGTTTGAAGTTTTGGGTTATAGCTGAAGCCTCAACTGGTTATACATTAGATGCAAAACCATATCTTGGGAAAAAAGAAGAGACTaataaagatttattattAGGTGAACAG aaattagAAGATAACCAAATTTACGGCTGTGGTACCATAAGACAAAATAGAAAAGAATGGCCTGTGCAGTTTAAAAATCCAAAGAATCTGAAATTGAAAAGAGgtgatttcctacaaaagcAAATAGGAAATATAACTGCGACTGTATGGCAGGATAATCAACCAGTGACAGTTTTGTCTACTAATTGTAATCCTACGGATATAGTAATGTTGAAAAATACTCAGGAAAAGACGAACATTACGTTGACATTCCTTGCCCCTCACCTGTAg